The following are encoded in a window of Castanea sativa cultivar Marrone di Chiusa Pesio chromosome 9, ASM4071231v1 genomic DNA:
- the LOC142609202 gene encoding serine/threonine-protein phosphatase 7 long form homolog encodes MQIHQYVRCYILALLGDKLFMDKSGDRVHLIFLAFLRDLRDPPQYSWGSGCLAWLYRELCRASKKGASQIGGACTLVQYWAWARLPFLCLRIEPPPGCDYGPWPYAPLAFKWVRVPSSKSRPSGMALIHYREQLVRLQLDQIVWQPYEADFSHLPDFCVARRDTWTARVPLECFCIVEIHHPDRVLRQFGLEQERLDHEGGKELEGGAWTVYPYMGYETTTTLPCTSSDW; translated from the exons ATGCAGATACACCAGTATGTccggtgctatattttagcgcTGCTAGGGGATAAGcttttcatggacaagtcgggagatagggtgcatTTGATATTCTTGGCGTTCTTGCGTGACCTTCGTGATCCGCCacagtatagttggggtagtggttgctTGGCTTGGTTGTACAGAGAGTTGTGTCGGGCAAGCAAGAAAGGGGCATCACAGATTGGTGGGGCGTGCACattggtccagtattgggcatgggcaaggttgccattcttgtgccTGAGGATAGAGCCCCCACCTGGATGTGATTATGGACCATGGCCATAtgctccacttgcatttaa GTGGGTGCGAGTGCCAAGCTCGAAGAGTAGGCCATCCGGCATGGCCTTGATCCACTATCGCGAGCAATTAGTTAGATTGCAGCTGGACCAA aTTGTGTGGCAGCCATACGAGGCAGACTTCAGCCACCTTCCTGACTTTTGCGTTGCAAGGAGGGATACGTGGACGGCAAGGGTGCCACTTGAgtgtttttgcatagtagagaTACACCACCCAGATCGTGTCCTTCGTCAGTTTGGGTTGGAGCAAGAGCGGCTCGACCAT GAAGGTGGAAaagaattggagggaggagcatgGACCGTATATCCTTACATGGGATATGAGACAACAACGActttgccatgcacctcctcagATTGGTGA